Proteins encoded within one genomic window of Cucumis sativus cultivar 9930 chromosome 3, Cucumber_9930_V3, whole genome shotgun sequence:
- the LOC105435142 gene encoding uncharacterized protein LOC105435142, whose amino-acid sequence MPTIFQSQPPPRRTPSVAGREPGRNRAVRSTCRSFSFGGMVRGGRNLMALPGDRCRRNQGSREVLRRALMPPSRRPTLRWMNFRPTPSRLSIMSMAES is encoded by the coding sequence atgcccACCATTTTTCAGTCCCAACCCCCGCCTCGCCGGACCCCCTCCGTTGCTGGAAGAGAACCTGGCCGGAACCGTGCCGTTAGATCCACTTGCAGGAGCTTTAGTTTTGGTGGGATGGTAAGAGGTGGCCGCAATCTGATGGCGCTGCCCGGAGATAGGTGCCGCCGGAATCAGGGAAGCAGAGAGGTTCTAAGAAGGGCTTTGATGCCGCCGAGCCGGAGACCCACACTCCGATGGATGAATTTCCGGCCAACTCCCAGTCGTCTTTCCATAATGTCTATGGCCGAaagttaa